One segment of Palaemon carinicauda isolate YSFRI2023 chromosome 35, ASM3689809v2, whole genome shotgun sequence DNA contains the following:
- the LOC137627555 gene encoding uncharacterized protein, translating to MKTSLIFLLLVGVLLPVFSEENEVKKRQNDVNEEEEEEEDEEEEWDVENEVFGPQVQRFRGIHILNENHDVIISEPSERVLRAIAGNNKEDELTLEKVKMLYREKIKRDERKESERRNGELFNQNFGKLLAEEQKATGESAAKDNNESILKRVMNFFWK from the exons ATGAAGACTAGTCTCATCTTTCTTTTGTTGGTGGGGGTCCTTCTGCCGGTATTTTCTGAAGAG AACGAAGTAAAAAAGCGCCAGAATGACGtaaatgaagaggaggaggaggaagaagacgaagaagaagaatgggaCGTCGAAAACGAGGTTTTCGGTCCGCAAGTGCAACGTTTCCGCGGTATCCATATACTGAACGAAAACCATGACGTCATCATCAGCGAACCTTCTGAAAGAGTACTTCGGGCCATCGCTGGAAACAATAAGGAAGACGAATTGACATTAGAAAAG GTCAAGATGTTATACCGGGAAAAGATCAAAAGAGACGAGAGGAAGGAAAGCGAACGTCGAAACGGTGAACTGTTCAACCAAAACTTCGGGAAACTCCTGGCTGAAGAACAGAAAGCGACAGGAGAG AGTGCTGCAAAGGACAATAACGAATCCATCCTAAAGCGAGTCATGAATTTCTTTTGGAAATGA